In Methanomicrobium antiquum, one DNA window encodes the following:
- a CDS encoding biotin transporter BioY translates to MYGDEKRTQIISQTGLFIALTAIGSYITIPMIPVPFTLQTLFVLLCGCIMKRYAVVAISLYLIIGLIGLPVFHQLTSGPGILLGPTGGYLIGFVAASFIVGIFYEKKSRILRISGLFFGTAAILVFGVLWIAVSSGISIWSAFLIGAVPFVVGDLIKFILAFLISERVEGIDD, encoded by the coding sequence ATGTACGGTGATGAAAAAAGAACACAGATTATTTCCCAGACCGGGCTTTTTATTGCATTAACTGCTATTGGAAGTTATATTACAATACCTATGATACCTGTTCCTTTTACTCTGCAGACCCTTTTTGTTCTTCTTTGTGGATGTATTATGAAAAGGTATGCAGTAGTTGCCATATCACTGTATTTAATAATTGGTCTTATTGGTCTTCCTGTTTTTCACCAGTTAACATCAGGGCCGGGAATTCTTTTGGGCCCTACCGGCGGTTATCTTATAGGGTTTGTCGCGGCATCGTTTATTGTAGGTATTTTTTATGAGAAAAAAAGCAGAATTCTAAGAATATCCGGACTTTTTTTTGGAACCGCAGCAATATTGGTATTTGGAGTGTTATGGATAGCAGTCTCAAGTGGAATTTCCATATGGTCGGCATTTTTAATCGGCGCTGTTCCTTTCGTTGTTGGAGATTTAATAAAATTCATTCTTGCTTTTCTCATATCTGAAAGAGTTGAAGGTATTGATGATTGA
- a CDS encoding pyruvoyl-dependent arginine decarboxylase produces MGSGNFVPKKVFFTSGSGSHQDRLTSFEMALRKASIECYNLVEVSSILPPRCRIISRQEGIKELFPGSIVFTVISRLSSNEAGSRITSSVGMAIPKNPETEWGYFAEYHTFDETKEQAGKYSEMIANNMYTSISDKIPEKTMNITESAVVPENGDWTTTIAAAVFLME; encoded by the coding sequence TTGGGTTCAGGAAATTTTGTACCAAAGAAGGTTTTTTTTACATCAGGCTCGGGCTCTCATCAGGACAGACTGACATCGTTTGAAATGGCACTCCGAAAGGCTTCTATTGAGTGCTATAACCTCGTTGAAGTTAGTTCTATACTTCCTCCCAGGTGTCGGATAATTTCAAGACAAGAGGGAATTAAGGAATTGTTTCCGGGAAGCATTGTATTTACAGTAATTTCAAGATTATCTTCAAATGAGGCTGGCAGTAGAATAACTTCTTCTGTTGGTATGGCAATTCCAAAAAATCCGGAGACTGAATGGGGATATTTTGCAGAATATCATACTTTTGATGAGACAAAAGAGCAGGCCGGCAAATATTCCGAGATGATTGCAAATAATATGTATACCAGTATTTCAGACAAAATTCCGGAAAAGACAATGAATATAACAGAATCAGCAGTCGTTCCCGAGAATGGTGACTGGACAACAACAATCGCCGCGGCCGTTTTTTTAATGGAATAA
- a CDS encoding DUF2111 domain-containing protein, with translation MSEHKLSADSDASDFLPVAMAIHRIIRLPVTARSKNCRGVQIENGHVVNDDYSGPVLEEVIKLNSLLKTSPPDGPYKGVPVIVAPIRDQNGEATGAIGVVDFAGVFDLATLMEHQSAILKQVCGKDPCPLPSELSASKK, from the coding sequence ATGAGTGAACACAAATTATCTGCAGATTCAGATGCCTCTGATTTTTTGCCGGTTGCAATGGCAATACACCGCATAATAAGGCTTCCTGTCACTGCCCGTTCCAAAAACTGTAGGGGAGTGCAGATTGAAAACGGACATGTCGTAAATGATGATTATTCAGGGCCTGTATTAGAAGAAGTTATAAAGCTAAACAGCCTTTTAAAGACCAGTCCTCCGGATGGCCCATACAAAGGGGTTCCTGTAATTGTAGCCCCTATCAGAGATCAAAACGGAGAAGCAACAGGGGCAATCGGAGTTGTTGATTTCGCAGGAGTATTTGATCTTGCAACATTAATGGAACACCAGTCTGCAATATTAAAGCAGGTATGCGGTAAAGATCCGTGTCCTCTGCCTTCTGAATTATCAGCTTCAAAAAAGTAA
- a CDS encoding acetyl-CoA carboxylase biotin carboxylase subunit, which produces MKYFEKVLIANRGEIAIRIMRACRELGIETVAIYSEPDKNSLHVKYADEAFPVGEAHPSKSYLNKDKIIKTARQAGADAIHPGYGFLAENSGFAKLCEEENINFIGPSWKSIEAMGSKLGSKHMMEKAGVPVLPYTPEGVKSIDEAKKIAGKIGYPVIVKASAGGGGIGMQIVESEDGLEEAIEKGMRIAQSAFGDPTVFIEKYLVKPRHIEFQILCDKQGNGVHLFDRECSIQRRHQKLVEEAPCPIMTDELREKMSHSALKVAEVSGYYNAGTVEFLYSEGNYYFMEMNTRLQVEHTVTEMITGVDLVRQQLKIAAGEDLSLSQDDITIRGHAIECRINAEDPLNNFTADPGKIVRYRSPGGPGIRVDSGIHMGYSIPPMYDSMISKLCSWGMNRQECIERMRRAIYEYVIIGVHTTLPMHHAIMCDRDFITGNTHTHFLTDEHIKKNLARFLRDDEARMQTLAASLRHGKQSAAITAAVNVYIRSQNPES; this is translated from the coding sequence ATGAAGTATTTTGAAAAAGTACTGATTGCAAACCGCGGTGAGATTGCAATAAGGATAATGCGTGCCTGCAGAGAACTTGGAATAGAGACGGTTGCAATTTATTCGGAGCCTGATAAAAATTCCCTGCATGTAAAGTATGCAGATGAGGCATTTCCTGTTGGCGAGGCTCATCCCTCTAAGAGTTATTTAAATAAGGATAAGATAATAAAAACCGCCCGTCAGGCAGGAGCAGATGCTATTCATCCGGGATATGGTTTTCTTGCGGAAAATTCCGGATTTGCAAAACTCTGTGAAGAAGAAAATATAAATTTTATCGGTCCTTCATGGAAGTCAATTGAAGCTATGGGCTCAAAACTCGGCTCCAAACATATGATGGAAAAGGCAGGTGTGCCTGTTCTGCCATATACTCCTGAGGGTGTGAAGTCCATTGACGAGGCAAAAAAAATTGCTGGAAAAATTGGCTATCCTGTTATCGTCAAAGCCAGTGCAGGTGGTGGCGGAATTGGAATGCAGATTGTTGAATCTGAAGATGGGTTAGAAGAAGCAATTGAAAAGGGAATGAGGATTGCACAATCTGCTTTTGGCGACCCAACTGTTTTTATTGAGAAATATCTTGTAAAGCCCAGGCATATTGAATTTCAGATTCTTTGCGACAAACAGGGAAACGGTGTCCATTTATTTGACAGGGAATGCTCCATACAAAGAAGACATCAAAAGCTTGTCGAAGAAGCACCCTGTCCTATAATGACTGATGAATTAAGGGAGAAAATGTCACATTCTGCTCTTAAGGTAGCTGAGGTTTCTGGATATTATAATGCCGGAACAGTTGAATTCCTCTATTCCGAGGGTAATTACTACTTTATGGAGATGAATACACGTCTTCAGGTGGAGCATACTGTAACTGAGATGATAACTGGAGTTGACCTTGTCAGACAGCAGTTAAAGATTGCGGCAGGAGAGGATCTTTCACTGTCACAGGATGACATAACAATTCGTGGACATGCGATTGAATGCAGGATAAATGCCGAAGATCCATTAAATAACTTTACAGCAGACCCTGGCAAAATCGTAAGATACAGATCCCCTGGGGGTCCCGGAATCAGGGTTGATTCGGGAATCCATATGGGATACTCTATTCCACCAATGTATGATTCAATGATATCCAAACTTTGTTCATGGGGTATGAACAGGCAGGAGTGTATTGAAAGAATGCGTCGTGCAATCTATGAATATGTTATAATCGGTGTTCATACAACGCTTCCGATGCATCATGCTATTATGTGCGACAGGGACTTTATAACCGGAAATACACATACGCATTTCTTAACTGACGAACACATAAAAAAGAATCTTGCAAGATTCCTTCGTGACGATGAGGCTAGGATGCAGACTCTGGCGGCATCTCTGAGGCATGGAAAACAGTCTGCGGCAATAACTGCCGCTGTTAATGTATATATTCGTTCACAAAACCCTGAATCATAA
- a CDS encoding ATP-binding cassette domain-containing protein, which translates to MSDNLSEPQIILKDLILKRDGFTLLANGVFEKGVHLITGKIGCGKTTLSMALAGYLRQESGLIECKNIEKTLLSMQFPEYHLTGLTLEDEIKSWGLSSDEILDKSELCGYGKTDPMKMSRGELKRLHLVCILSKRKDLLILDEPFSTLSPMWKERFCNNLAIQEGITIIFTHEQTYFPKTDYIWDIDSGELNYIGHVPECLDSWKSAPEYIKTALKKGVLPKNIRFEDTLEAICRMQD; encoded by the coding sequence TTGTCGGATAATTTATCTGAGCCTCAGATAATTTTAAAAGATTTAATTTTAAAAAGAGACGGATTTACTCTTTTAGCTAATGGCGTCTTTGAAAAAGGCGTACATCTTATCACCGGAAAAATAGGGTGTGGCAAAACAACTCTTTCAATGGCTCTTGCCGGCTATCTAAGACAAGAGTCCGGTCTGATAGAATGCAAAAATATTGAAAAAACGCTCCTTTCTATGCAGTTTCCCGAGTACCATCTGACCGGACTGACACTCGAAGATGAAATTAAATCCTGGGGACTGTCCTCTGATGAAATATTAGATAAATCAGAACTATGTGGATATGGAAAAACCGACCCTATGAAAATGTCAAGAGGGGAATTAAAAAGACTTCATCTGGTATGTATTTTATCTAAAAGAAAAGATCTGTTAATTCTTGATGAACCGTTCAGCACTCTGAGTCCAATGTGGAAAGAACGTTTCTGCAATAATCTGGCGATTCAGGAAGGCATCACTATTATTTTCACGCATGAACAGACTTATTTTCCAAAAACAGATTATATCTGGGATATCGATTCAGGAGAGCTGAATTATATAGGTCATGTTCCTGAGTGCCTGGATTCCTGGAAAAGTGCTCCTGAATATATCAAAACAGCACTTAAAAAAGGTGTTTTGCCAAAAAATATCAGGTTTGAAGATACTCTGGAGGCAATATGCAGGATGCAAGATTAA
- a CDS encoding energy-coupling factor ABC transporter ATP-binding protein: MKVLMIDLQNIKHKILDIDNFQIPKGYTCIIGENGSGKSTLLNLLSGMDLSEKGSVYVNRRRIRDINVGYVPECPERQIIFELVFDEIISPLRFSFVISDEASEKTMAISKLLGITHLLDKKTFALSGGEKAFVSLAVAIVSSPELLILDEPDSHLDFDTAGKLMSVLKKSGTDYVIHCTQNMEIAKTADFLIYMEKGRIKFSGHPETVFKNLKNTNFFPVMWRLEEIVG; encoded by the coding sequence TTGAAGGTATTGATGATTGATTTACAAAATATTAAACACAAAATACTTGATATAGACAATTTCCAGATACCAAAAGGTTATACATGCATAATAGGAGAGAATGGGAGCGGAAAAAGTACGCTTTTAAATTTACTCTCCGGAATGGATCTGTCAGAAAAAGGCAGTGTTTATGTAAACAGAAGACGAATCCGGGATATAAACGTAGGATATGTTCCTGAATGTCCTGAAAGGCAGATTATTTTTGAGTTGGTTTTTGATGAGATAATCTCTCCGCTTCGTTTTTCCTTTGTAATATCTGATGAGGCATCAGAAAAAACAATGGCGATTTCAAAACTGCTTGGCATCACTCATCTTTTAGATAAAAAAACATTTGCACTTTCAGGTGGCGAGAAAGCATTTGTCTCACTGGCAGTGGCAATTGTGTCATCACCTGAGCTTTTGATTCTTGATGAACCGGATTCTCATCTTGATTTTGACACAGCGGGAAAATTAATGTCTGTTTTGAAAAAATCAGGCACTGATTATGTTATTCACTGTACACAAAATATGGAGATTGCCAAAACGGCTGATTTTCTGATATATATGGAAAAAGGCAGAATAAAATTCAGCGGTCATCCGGAAACTGTTTTTAAAAATTTAAAAAACACAAATTTTTTTCCGGTTATGTGGAGGCTTGAAGAAATTGTCGGATAA
- a CDS encoding biotin--[acetyl-CoA-carboxylase] ligase: MNKTAEKILAILEKRKGPVSGEEISRDLDITRSAVWKQINELKNKGYQINSSKTEGYELIAPSDLLLPYEIKKYLKTNFIGQDIFHFQTTPSTTWIAKDLCRKEEPDSLNGTIIIAEEQTGGVGRLGRAWFSPKGGIWATIILKPKVPIERLFFVTMAGSIAVARAIRQMYNIGALIKWPNDIYIGDKKISGILLELSAEADQIHYCLLGMGIDANISPDDLQDGMKTPVTSLNVETGEDINRAKFLANVLLEFERRLNLIEEGEYESLVREWKSLSLTLEKRVRITTPRKTIEGEAMDIDDHGALIIKKDNGMVEKVLSGDCTPI, encoded by the coding sequence ATGAATAAAACTGCTGAAAAAATTCTTGCTATACTTGAAAAAAGGAAAGGTCCGGTGTCTGGTGAAGAAATAAGCAGAGATCTTGATATTACCAGATCTGCTGTATGGAAACAGATTAATGAGCTTAAAAATAAAGGTTATCAGATAAATTCATCAAAAACAGAGGGTTATGAATTGATTGCTCCATCTGATCTTTTGCTTCCATATGAGATAAAAAAATACTTAAAAACCAATTTTATTGGTCAGGATATTTTCCATTTTCAGACAACTCCTTCAACAACATGGATTGCAAAAGATTTGTGCCGAAAAGAAGAACCTGACTCATTAAACGGTACAATTATTATAGCCGAAGAACAGACCGGAGGTGTTGGCCGTCTTGGAAGAGCATGGTTTTCACCAAAGGGAGGAATATGGGCTACAATAATTCTAAAGCCAAAAGTTCCGATTGAAAGGCTGTTTTTTGTGACAATGGCAGGATCAATTGCTGTTGCAAGAGCTATAAGGCAGATGTACAATATTGGTGCTCTTATAAAGTGGCCAAATGACATATACATTGGCGATAAAAAAATATCCGGTATTCTTCTGGAATTATCAGCAGAGGCAGACCAGATTCACTATTGCCTTCTTGGAATGGGAATTGATGCAAATATAAGCCCTGATGATCTTCAGGATGGGATGAAAACTCCGGTAACCTCACTTAATGTCGAAACAGGAGAAGATATAAATCGTGCCAAATTCCTTGCGAATGTTTTACTTGAATTTGAAAGGAGATTAAATCTTATTGAAGAAGGTGAATATGAGTCTCTTGTAAGGGAATGGAAGAGTCTTTCACTGACGCTTGAAAAAAGAGTAAGAATTACAACACCCAGAAAGACAATTGAGGGTGAGGCAATGGATATAGACGACCATGGCGCTTTGATAATCAAAAAAGACAATGGTATGGTTGAAAAAGTCCTTTCCGGAGATTGTACCCCAATCTGA
- a CDS encoding pyruvate/oxaloacetate carboxyltransferase, translating to MSVTNPVKITDTTLRDAHQSLIATRLRTEDMIPVAREIDKAGFFSVEAWGGATFDSCIRYLNDDPWQRLSDLNSVLKNTPIQMLLRGQNLVGYKHYPDDVVEKFIEAAGRNGVDIFRIFDALNDIRNMEKSMETVKDIGAHLQGTISYTTSPVHSTEKFIGFAEALYSKGCDSICIKDMAGLIMPKAAKELITGIKDKVDIPVNLHSHSTSGISPMSYQAAIEAGVDILDTAMSPFAMGTSQPPTESVVASLKDTDRDTGIDLMKLKDIKNQCMLMREKYAGLIDPISERIDSDVLIYQLPGGMISNLVSQLKEQNALDKIDLVHNEIPHVRKDLGYPPLVTPTSQIVGTQAVLNVLMGGERYSNVTQEVKDYVRGLYGKPPGKISDEIIKKIIGDQNPFSGRPGDLLEPLYSKMAKEAAEKGLVKKDEDILTYILYPAIAPSFLKGERNAEAIPKLSAKYASRSSEIPSCMEVEVDGEIFSVRILSVEGSAVESADSVGAKKIPRDIKGGIMSNMQGMVLKVETNIGAQVKPGDTLVVLEAMKMENPIKSTKEGKVTQIFVDEGDTVQNGDVLLVIE from the coding sequence ATGAGTGTGACAAATCCTGTAAAGATAACAGATACTACCCTTAGGGATGCACATCAGTCCTTGATCGCAACGCGTTTAAGGACTGAGGATATGATCCCTGTTGCCCGTGAGATAGATAAAGCTGGCTTTTTTTCAGTTGAAGCATGGGGCGGTGCAACTTTTGACAGCTGTATAAGATATCTAAATGATGATCCCTGGCAAAGGCTCTCTGATTTAAATTCTGTTTTGAAAAACACTCCTATACAGATGTTGTTACGTGGACAAAATCTTGTAGGCTACAAGCATTATCCTGATGATGTTGTTGAAAAATTCATTGAGGCCGCAGGCAGAAACGGTGTTGATATCTTCCGTATATTTGATGCCTTAAATGACATTCGGAACATGGAAAAATCAATGGAAACTGTAAAGGACATTGGTGCGCATCTTCAGGGAACAATAAGTTATACAACAAGTCCTGTCCACTCAACAGAAAAATTTATTGGATTTGCCGAGGCTCTTTACTCAAAAGGCTGTGACTCAATATGCATAAAAGATATGGCCGGCCTGATTATGCCAAAAGCGGCAAAAGAGTTGATCACAGGAATAAAAGATAAAGTAGACATTCCGGTAAACCTGCATTCTCATTCAACAAGCGGAATATCTCCTATGAGCTATCAGGCGGCGATAGAAGCAGGTGTTGATATACTTGATACGGCTATGTCTCCGTTTGCCATGGGAACATCACAACCTCCGACAGAAAGCGTTGTTGCAAGCTTGAAAGACACAGATCGTGATACAGGTATCGATCTGATGAAGCTTAAGGATATCAAGAATCAGTGTATGCTGATGAGAGAAAAATACGCAGGACTGATTGATCCAATTTCTGAGAGAATCGACAGTGACGTACTTATCTATCAGCTTCCAGGCGGAATGATCTCAAACCTTGTTTCACAGCTAAAAGAGCAAAATGCCCTTGATAAAATTGATCTTGTCCATAATGAAATTCCTCATGTAAGGAAGGATTTGGGCTATCCGCCTCTTGTTACACCGACAAGTCAGATTGTTGGAACACAGGCAGTTCTAAATGTACTGATGGGCGGGGAGAGATACTCAAACGTCACACAGGAAGTAAAAGACTATGTAAGAGGTCTTTATGGAAAACCGCCCGGAAAAATATCAGATGAGATAATCAAAAAGATAATAGGAGACCAGAATCCTTTTTCCGGAAGACCGGGCGATCTTTTAGAACCTTTATATTCCAAGATGGCAAAAGAAGCCGCTGAGAAAGGTCTTGTCAAAAAGGATGAGGATATTCTTACATACATTTTATATCCTGCAATCGCACCCTCCTTTTTGAAGGGAGAGAGAAATGCAGAGGCAATACCAAAGTTATCTGCCAAATATGCATCCCGTTCTTCTGAGATTCCAAGCTGTATGGAGGTTGAAGTTGACGGAGAAATATTTTCGGTAAGAATTCTCTCAGTAGAAGGCAGTGCAGTTGAATCCGCAGATTCTGTGGGTGCAAAGAAGATTCCGCGTGACATTAAAGGCGGAATTATGAGCAATATGCAGGGAATGGTTTTGAAGGTTGAGACTAACATCGGCGCACAGGTAAAACCCGGAGACACTCTTGTTGTCCTTGAGGCAATGAAGATGGAAAACCCGATAAAATCCACAAAGGAAGGAAAAGTAACACAGATTTTTGTGGATGAAGGTGATACTGTGCAAAACGGTGACGTTTTGCTGGTGATTGAATGA
- a CDS encoding PLP-dependent aminotransferase family protein: MTQQPEVISFAGGLPNPSLIDTEGILEAAETVIKEDGRNALQYSNTEGYLPLREYIAERYRKRYGLLISSDEILITNGSQQCLDLLGKILIDKDDAVLIERPGYLGAIQAFSLYEPEFFSVGLFEDGPDTNELQNIVSEENPKIFYGIPNSQNPSGITYSREKREEIGEILSDTDTLFIEDDAYGELNFTDEIFEPVKKYLPDLGVMTGSFSKIISPGMRLGWICAPTEIIDKISTAKQASDLHSNYLSQRIITQYLQTNDIDIHIQKIRSEYSNRCSFMTRLMDEMFPAEIGHTSPKGGMFIWLTLPQNISSQKLFEKAMEKNVAILPGYPFYVNGGGDNTVRINFSNSDEDDIRKGIEVLSDIFADTDKIKK; this comes from the coding sequence GTGACACAGCAACCCGAAGTCATCTCATTTGCCGGCGGACTTCCAAACCCTTCCCTTATTGATACAGAGGGTATTTTAGAGGCCGCAGAAACCGTAATAAAAGAGGATGGAAGAAATGCTCTCCAATACTCAAATACAGAAGGGTATCTTCCGCTTCGCGAGTATATCGCAGAGCGTTACAGGAAAAGGTATGGTCTTTTGATAAGTAGTGATGAAATACTGATTACTAACGGTTCCCAGCAATGCCTTGATCTTTTAGGAAAAATTCTGATTGACAAAGATGATGCTGTTTTAATCGAACGTCCGGGCTATCTTGGAGCTATTCAGGCCTTCTCTTTATATGAACCTGAATTTTTCTCTGTTGGATTATTTGAAGACGGACCTGATACAAATGAACTTCAAAATATAGTTTCTGAAGAAAATCCAAAGATTTTTTATGGCATACCAAATTCGCAAAATCCTTCAGGAATTACATATTCCAGGGAAAAAAGAGAAGAAATTGGAGAAATTTTATCAGACACTGATACTTTATTCATTGAAGATGATGCATACGGCGAATTAAATTTCACAGACGAGATATTTGAACCTGTAAAGAAATATCTGCCGGACCTTGGTGTAATGACGGGTTCTTTTTCAAAGATTATATCTCCCGGAATGAGGCTTGGATGGATTTGCGCTCCAACAGAAATTATTGACAAAATATCTACCGCAAAACAGGCATCTGATCTTCATTCAAATTACCTCAGCCAGAGAATAATAACGCAATATCTTCAGACAAATGATATTGATATACACATCCAAAAAATCAGATCAGAATATAGTAATAGATGCAGTTTTATGACCAGACTGATGGATGAGATGTTTCCGGCTGAGATTGGACACACCAGTCCAAAAGGCGGGATGTTTATTTGGCTGACATTACCACAGAATATCTCATCACAAAAATTGTTTGAAAAGGCTATGGAGAAAAATGTGGCAATTCTTCCAGGATACCCTTTTTATGTAAACGGCGGCGGAGACAACACTGTGAGAATTAATTTCTCAAACTCTGATGAAGATGATATCAGAAAGGGCATTGAAGTACTTTCAGATATATTTGCAGACACAGATAAAATAAAAAAATAA